A part of Fundulus heteroclitus isolate FHET01 chromosome 23, MU-UCD_Fhet_4.1, whole genome shotgun sequence genomic DNA contains:
- the cstf2 gene encoding cleavage stimulation factor subunit 2 isoform X2, which yields MANVAAATVAAAAAAAAANRDPAVDRSLRSVFVGNIPYEATEEQLKDIFSEAGLVVSFRLVYDRETGKPKGYGFCEYQDQETALSAMRNLNGREFSGRALRVDNAASEKNKEELKSLGTGAPIIESPYGDNVLPEEAPESISRAVASLPPEQMFELMKQMKLCVQNSPQEARNMLLQNPQLAYALLQAQVVMRIVDPEIALKMLHRQTAVQPLVPGGQVGGAPPVNPPAQPNVQQVSQPQPVPVMHINGAPQMMQPANMGVVPGPMPVPGPVPGPGPGPGPVGPPGPGGIPPRGLLGDGPNDPRGGTLLSVTGEVIDPNRAYMAAPPPHQAPPVHIPQMGGGPPPEMRGPPMPEPRTMMVDPRGPPMMEPRGPPMMEPRGPPMEPRGRDPRAMDTRGPVAGQRVAIVPGMQGPVPHTMGPNAPPPARPGPGISGVPPSGGGFSPGQAQVSTQDQEKAALIMQVLQLTPEQIAMLPPEQRQSILILKEQIQKTASGAP from the exons ATGGCGAACGTTGCTGCAGCTACCGTGGCTGCGGCGGCCGCAGCTGCCGCCGCGAACAGAGACCCAGCCGTGGATCGGTCTTTACGATCAGTTTTCG ttggaAACATTCCGTATGAAGCCACAGAAGAGCAGCTGAAAGACATATTTTCTGAAGCCGGACTTGTTGTCAGCTTCAG GCTGGTGTATGACAGGGAGACGGGGAAGCCAAAGGGATATGGCTTCTGTGAGTACCAGGACCAGGAGACGGCCCTCAGTGCCATGAGGAACCTCAATGGGAGAGAGTTTAGTGGTCGGGCTCTCAGAGTTGACAACGCAGCTagtgaaaaaaacaaggaaGAGCTCAAAA GTCTGGGAACCGGAGCCCCCATTATTGAGTCTCCTTATGGAGATAATGTTTTACCAGAGGAGGCTCCAGAGTCCATCAGCAGAGCTGTGGCAAGTCTTCCACCTGAGCAGATGTTTGAATTGATGAAACAGATGAAG CTGTGTGTACAGAACAGCCCCCAGGAGGCGAGGAACATGTTGCTGCAGAATCCGCAGCTGGCCTACGCGCTGCTGCAGGCGCAGGTCGTCATGCGCATCGTTGACCCAGAGATCGCTTTG aAAATGTTGCATCGTCAGACAGCAGTTCAGCCCCTGGTTCCCGGTGGTCAGGTTGGAGGAGCACCCCCAGTCAACCCTCCTGCTCAGCCCAATGTGCAGCAGGTGTCCCAACCACAGCCTGTG CCTGTGATGCACATCAATGGAGCACCTCAGATGATGCAGCCGGCCAACATGGGTGTTGTTCCTGGGCCGATGCCTGTTCCAGGACCAGTACccggaccaggaccaggaccaggaccagttGGGCCGCCAG GACCGGGCGGTATCCCACCTAGAGGGCTGCTGGGCGACGGACCCAACGATCCCAGAGGAGGAACTCTGTTGTCTGTCACCGGAGAGGTTATCGACCCCAA CCGGGCCTACATGGCAGCTCCGCCGCCTCACCAGGCCCCACCCGTACACATACCACAGATGGGAGGAGGACCCCCACCAGAAATGAGAGGGCCTCCGATGCCTGAACCGCGAACCATGATGGTCGACCCACGCGGACCCCCGATGATGGAGCCACGAGGGCCGCCGATGATGGAGCCCCGCGGTCCGCCCATGGAACCCAGAG GCCGTGACCCGAGGGCAATGGATACTCGTGGGCCGGTGGCGGGTCAGAGGGTCGCCATTGTGCCTGGAATGCAGGGCCCCGTCCCTCATACGATGGGTCCAAATGCTCCTCCACCTGCAAGACCG GGTCCAGGCATCTCTGGGGTCCCCCCATCAGGAGGAGGTTTCAGTCCAGGCCAGGCTCAGGTCTCCACACAGGATCAGGAGAAg GCTGCCCTGATCATGCAGGTCCTGCAGCTGACCCCAGAACAGATCGCCATGCTCCCACCGGAGCAGCGACAGAGCATCCTCATCCTCAAGGAGCAGATTCAGAAAACCGCCTCGGGTGCTCCGTGA
- the cstf2 gene encoding cleavage stimulation factor subunit 2 isoform X1: MANVAAATVAAAAAAAAANRDPAVDRSLRSVFVGNIPYEATEEQLKDIFSEAGLVVSFRLVYDRETGKPKGYGFCEYQDQETALSAMRNLNGREFSGRALRVDNAASEKNKEELKSLGTGAPIIESPYGDNVLPEEAPESISRAVASLPPEQMFELMKQMKLCVQNSPQEARNMLLQNPQLAYALLQAQVVMRIVDPEIALKMLHRQTAVQPLVPGGQVGGAPPVNPPAQPNVQQVSQPQPVPVMHINGAPQMMQPANMGVVPGPMPVPGPVPGPGPGPGPVGPPGNLQSSPTGSAGPAAIERPQGPGGIPPRGLLGDGPNDPRGGTLLSVTGEVIDPNRAYMAAPPPHQAPPVHIPQMGGGPPPEMRGPPMPEPRTMMVDPRGPPMMEPRGPPMMEPRGPPMEPRGRDPRAMDTRGPVAGQRVAIVPGMQGPVPHTMGPNAPPPARPGPGISGVPPSGGGFSPGQAQVSTQDQEKAALIMQVLQLTPEQIAMLPPEQRQSILILKEQIQKTASGAP; encoded by the exons ATGGCGAACGTTGCTGCAGCTACCGTGGCTGCGGCGGCCGCAGCTGCCGCCGCGAACAGAGACCCAGCCGTGGATCGGTCTTTACGATCAGTTTTCG ttggaAACATTCCGTATGAAGCCACAGAAGAGCAGCTGAAAGACATATTTTCTGAAGCCGGACTTGTTGTCAGCTTCAG GCTGGTGTATGACAGGGAGACGGGGAAGCCAAAGGGATATGGCTTCTGTGAGTACCAGGACCAGGAGACGGCCCTCAGTGCCATGAGGAACCTCAATGGGAGAGAGTTTAGTGGTCGGGCTCTCAGAGTTGACAACGCAGCTagtgaaaaaaacaaggaaGAGCTCAAAA GTCTGGGAACCGGAGCCCCCATTATTGAGTCTCCTTATGGAGATAATGTTTTACCAGAGGAGGCTCCAGAGTCCATCAGCAGAGCTGTGGCAAGTCTTCCACCTGAGCAGATGTTTGAATTGATGAAACAGATGAAG CTGTGTGTACAGAACAGCCCCCAGGAGGCGAGGAACATGTTGCTGCAGAATCCGCAGCTGGCCTACGCGCTGCTGCAGGCGCAGGTCGTCATGCGCATCGTTGACCCAGAGATCGCTTTG aAAATGTTGCATCGTCAGACAGCAGTTCAGCCCCTGGTTCCCGGTGGTCAGGTTGGAGGAGCACCCCCAGTCAACCCTCCTGCTCAGCCCAATGTGCAGCAGGTGTCCCAACCACAGCCTGTG CCTGTGATGCACATCAATGGAGCACCTCAGATGATGCAGCCGGCCAACATGGGTGTTGTTCCTGGGCCGATGCCTGTTCCAGGACCAGTACccggaccaggaccaggaccaggaccagttGGGCCGCCAG GAAACCTACAGAGTTCCCCCACAGGATCGGCTGGACCAGCTGCTATCGAGCGGCCTCAAG GACCGGGCGGTATCCCACCTAGAGGGCTGCTGGGCGACGGACCCAACGATCCCAGAGGAGGAACTCTGTTGTCTGTCACCGGAGAGGTTATCGACCCCAA CCGGGCCTACATGGCAGCTCCGCCGCCTCACCAGGCCCCACCCGTACACATACCACAGATGGGAGGAGGACCCCCACCAGAAATGAGAGGGCCTCCGATGCCTGAACCGCGAACCATGATGGTCGACCCACGCGGACCCCCGATGATGGAGCCACGAGGGCCGCCGATGATGGAGCCCCGCGGTCCGCCCATGGAACCCAGAG GCCGTGACCCGAGGGCAATGGATACTCGTGGGCCGGTGGCGGGTCAGAGGGTCGCCATTGTGCCTGGAATGCAGGGCCCCGTCCCTCATACGATGGGTCCAAATGCTCCTCCACCTGCAAGACCG GGTCCAGGCATCTCTGGGGTCCCCCCATCAGGAGGAGGTTTCAGTCCAGGCCAGGCTCAGGTCTCCACACAGGATCAGGAGAAg GCTGCCCTGATCATGCAGGTCCTGCAGCTGACCCCAGAACAGATCGCCATGCTCCCACCGGAGCAGCGACAGAGCATCCTCATCCTCAAGGAGCAGATTCAGAAAACCGCCTCGGGTGCTCCGTGA